The Streptomyces aurantiacus genome includes a region encoding these proteins:
- a CDS encoding DUF6760 family protein produces the protein MTYATDRLHQEIAYVAYHFHWSLEEILDLEHQDRRRFTEQIASLVTRGGAEG, from the coding sequence GTGACGTACGCGACCGACCGGCTGCACCAGGAGATCGCGTACGTCGCCTACCACTTCCACTGGAGCCTGGAGGAGATCCTGGACCTCGAACACCAGGACCGCCGGCGCTTCACGGAACAGATCGCGTCCTTGGTGACGCGGGGCGGGGCGGAGGGCTGA